The Methanococcoides methylutens MM1 genome has a window encoding:
- a CDS encoding ATP-binding protein: MTGKDFDLTQWLEEISDKYEVRLSVREGKEWVDRKELIDKNIEYYILKADPGEEEIRHYFNSEDVQKVGEWKRYAFTIIGNNREIYSPKPEIDIKIILELPSNCIDIIPWEKMGQVTLSVETLDYVNERDGFKPVKANKIAGLEEQKNRLKRFLGITNEEWGLSDETGIILQGPPGTGKTELVIEICQEMYGSIPVMISGPEILSKWVGESERMLRKKFEEARDGNHRLLYIDELDAIARTRSESSENYSAQIVAQLLVLLDGAKAKQERERNNPLKVIASTNISHVIDPALRRPGRLGSRPVYFEMPCNHERKAILHHYLEKIYCNGKDKLSPDLQNFIVGRDLKLLDEVIDKTEGFTGADLEDLVREAVVQVQENDQSVLDLKILGDTLEEFSLAKGIKSEDFSESELEATLDIPGLDIKTLIFELEDNHINPRDVAKDYFKKLKATKESNEDFKFRYKEVGPRDILEDNPIIAKENVVEAFKHSEDERICLYIKNTENIVKARKYSPLIDRLIGVINEQLLQWDQENLLILDYISETSDRITNMNKESIE, encoded by the coding sequence ATGACTGGTAAAGACTTTGATTTGACTCAATGGTTGGAAGAAATCAGTGATAAGTATGAAGTCCGCCTATCAGTAAGAGAAGGGAAGGAATGGGTAGACAGGAAAGAACTCATTGATAAAAATATTGAATACTATATTCTGAAAGCTGATCCTGGTGAAGAAGAAATTCGTCATTATTTCAATTCCGAAGATGTTCAAAAGGTAGGGGAATGGAAAAGGTATGCATTTACAATAATTGGAAATAATAGAGAGATTTATTCTCCTAAACCAGAAATAGACATAAAAATAATTCTAGAACTTCCATCAAATTGTATAGACATAATTCCTTGGGAAAAAATGGGACAAGTTACTCTTTCAGTTGAAACCTTAGATTATGTAAACGAAAGAGACGGATTTAAACCAGTTAAAGCTAACAAAATTGCAGGTCTAGAAGAGCAAAAGAATAGACTGAAAAGGTTTTTGGGTATTACGAATGAAGAATGGGGTCTTTCTGATGAAACGGGCATCATCCTTCAAGGACCACCTGGTACTGGGAAGACTGAGTTGGTAATCGAGATCTGTCAAGAAATGTATGGTTCTATACCTGTGATGATTTCTGGCCCAGAAATCCTGAGCAAGTGGGTAGGGGAGTCTGAGAGGATGCTCAGGAAGAAGTTTGAAGAGGCAAGGGATGGCAATCACAGGTTATTGTACATTGATGAACTGGATGCCATTGCAAGAACAAGAAGTGAGTCTTCAGAGAACTATAGTGCACAGATTGTAGCTCAGCTTCTGGTTCTTTTAGATGGAGCTAAAGCAAAGCAAGAAAGGGAAAGGAACAATCCTCTAAAAGTCATTGCTTCAACAAACATATCACACGTTATTGATCCTGCACTAAGAAGACCCGGTAGACTTGGAAGTAGACCTGTATATTTTGAAATGCCATGCAATCATGAGCGAAAAGCTATTCTTCACCACTATTTAGAAAAGATTTATTGCAATGGTAAAGATAAATTAAGTCCAGATCTTCAGAATTTTATTGTCGGTCGTGATCTAAAATTATTAGATGAGGTTATTGATAAAACAGAAGGATTTACTGGAGCGGATCTGGAAGATCTGGTTAGAGAAGCTGTTGTCCAAGTGCAGGAAAATGATCAAAGCGTACTGGACTTAAAGATACTAGGAGATACCTTAGAAGAATTTAGTCTTGCCAAAGGTATCAAATCGGAAGATTTTAGCGAATCTGAATTGGAAGCAACCTTGGACATTCCTGGTCTTGATATTAAAACTTTGATTTTCGAACTAGAGGATAATCATATTAATCCAAGAGATGTTGCTAAAGATTATTTCAAAAAACTAAAAGCGACAAAGGAATCAAATGAAGATTTTAAATTCCGATATAAAGAAGTAGGACCCAGAGATATTCTAGAGGATAATCCAATTATAGCAAAGGAAAATGTAGTTGAAGCGTTCAAACACTCAGAAGATGAACGAATTTGTCTTTACATAAAGAATACAGAAAATATTGTTAAAGCTAGAAAATATTCACCACTTATTGATCGACTGATTGGTGTAATCAATGAACAACTTCTTCAATGGGATCAAGAAAATCTTCTTATCCTGGATTACATATCTGAGACCAGTGACAGAATAACCAATATGAATAAAGAATCGATAGAATAA